In one window of Rhodanobacter sp. FDAARGOS 1247 DNA:
- a CDS encoding SDR family NAD(P)-dependent oxidoreductase gives MSKLNGKTAVITGGATGIGLAAAERFIEEGAFVFIYGRRQEALDAALAKLGPNARAVQGSVSDPADLDRLYAAVKAERGTLDIVFANAGTGGLLPLGQITAEHIDETFDTNVKGTIFTVQQALPLMGQGGSIILTGSSAGTTGAPAFGVYSASKAAVRNLAKTFAEDLKGTGIRVNVLSPGPTATELAKAAVGEEGLKAFASMNPLQRMAEPAEIGAAAAFLASSDSSFMTASELAVDGGLAQI, from the coding sequence ATGAGCAAGTTGAATGGAAAGACCGCCGTCATCACCGGCGGCGCCACCGGCATCGGCCTCGCAGCGGCCGAGCGCTTCATCGAGGAAGGCGCCTTCGTCTTCATCTACGGCCGTCGGCAGGAAGCGCTCGACGCCGCGCTGGCGAAGCTCGGCCCCAACGCCCGCGCGGTGCAGGGCTCGGTCTCCGACCCGGCCGACCTCGACCGGCTTTACGCGGCGGTGAAGGCCGAACGCGGCACGCTCGACATCGTGTTCGCCAACGCCGGGACCGGCGGCCTGCTTCCGCTCGGCCAGATCACCGCCGAGCACATCGACGAAACCTTCGACACCAACGTGAAGGGCACGATCTTCACGGTGCAGCAGGCGCTGCCGCTGATGGGCCAGGGCGGCTCGATCATCCTGACCGGATCGAGCGCCGGCACCACCGGCGCCCCGGCCTTCGGCGTCTACAGCGCGAGCAAGGCCGCCGTGCGAAACCTCGCCAAGACCTTCGCGGAGGACCTGAAGGGCACCGGCATTCGGGTCAACGTGCTGTCGCCCGGGCCGACCGCGACCGAACTGGCGAAGGCCGCGGTGGGCGAGGAAGGCCTGAAGGCGTTCGCCTCGATGAACCCGTTGCAGCGCATGGCCGAACCGGCGGAGATCGGAGCGGCGGCGGCCTTCCTGGCGTCGTCGGACAGCAGCTTCATGACCGCCAGCGAGCTGGCCGTCGATGGCGGGTTGGCGCAGATCTGA
- a CDS encoding TonB-dependent siderophore receptor has product MSIASRASWFALAAIAGLSIAARAQAQQSPATRGGDVSVYSPADFADNAPANAWDMLSRLPGFVTVDADEDVRGYAGARGNVLIDGARPTSKHEDAKTLLKRIPASAVARIELIRGGVPGIDMAGYALLANVVRRHEATSQSAIEAGVMAATDGWLAPKGQWEYGRHWDGHALELAAKLDPELDDDSGRGHIDTFSPDGTRQQRERLDTRTIKNKAEASASWRQPLAGGQLTLTAAARGERARTDTRIDALAPAEGSERVHEDEDTNEAEAGARYVREFGERTRLELMATRHQAWLDDRERSHEDFDDETFDENTRTGESIGRIDLTHAWSDALTFNGSFEGARNTLRSSTHLQQDGVDIALPGSDVQIEERRSEAAAGATWKPAPGWMLDADLRLEQSTIAQTGDSPRQRHFSYLKPRLSVQWDVDANDQLRLALSREVGQLDFEDFVASASLETDRISAGNAELKPDRTWRSALTWEHQLWRDAAFTASWTHERISDVVDRVLVITDDDIFDAPGNIGDGRRDTLALDVSVPLDGIGFHGGRFTSSMQWRRSRVTDPTTGRPRPISEEKPVEGSIELTQDLPTLRTHWGIELEHIAERKTEYRYDEIKRESEGMGWTVFVERELGTQWRVRAEATDLFGRGFRETREKYDGPRSIVPLEEIERRRRRSPGFVSLTFRRSVGG; this is encoded by the coding sequence ATGTCCATCGCTTCGCGTGCAAGCTGGTTCGCCCTGGCCGCCATCGCCGGACTGTCGATCGCCGCCCGCGCCCAGGCGCAGCAATCGCCGGCCACGCGCGGCGGCGACGTCAGCGTCTATTCGCCCGCCGACTTCGCCGACAACGCGCCGGCCAACGCGTGGGACATGCTCTCGCGCCTGCCCGGCTTCGTCACCGTGGATGCCGACGAGGACGTGCGCGGCTACGCCGGCGCCCGCGGCAACGTGCTGATCGACGGCGCACGCCCCACCAGCAAGCACGAGGACGCCAAGACCCTGCTCAAGCGCATCCCGGCCAGCGCGGTGGCGCGCATCGAGCTGATCCGCGGCGGCGTGCCCGGCATCGACATGGCCGGCTACGCCCTGCTCGCCAACGTGGTGCGCCGGCACGAAGCCACCAGCCAGTCCGCCATCGAGGCCGGCGTGATGGCCGCCACCGACGGCTGGCTCGCCCCAAAGGGCCAGTGGGAGTACGGCCGCCACTGGGACGGCCACGCGCTGGAGCTGGCCGCGAAGCTCGATCCCGAACTGGACGACGACAGCGGCCGGGGCCACATCGATACCTTCTCGCCGGACGGCACGCGGCAGCAGCGCGAGCGGCTGGACACCCGAACCATCAAGAACAAGGCCGAGGCCAGCGCCAGCTGGCGCCAGCCACTGGCCGGCGGGCAACTGACCCTCACCGCCGCCGCCCGCGGCGAACGCGCGCGCACCGACACCCGCATCGACGCACTGGCGCCCGCCGAGGGCAGCGAGCGCGTGCACGAAGACGAGGACACCAACGAAGCCGAAGCCGGCGCCCGCTACGTGCGCGAGTTCGGCGAACGCACGCGGCTGGAATTGATGGCTACCCGCCACCAGGCCTGGCTGGATGATCGCGAGCGCTCGCACGAAGACTTTGATGACGAAACGTTCGACGAGAACACCCGCACCGGCGAAAGCATCGGCCGCATCGACCTCACCCACGCCTGGTCCGATGCGCTCACCTTCAACGGCTCGTTCGAAGGCGCGCGCAACACCCTGCGCAGCAGCACCCACCTGCAGCAGGACGGCGTCGATATCGCCTTGCCCGGCTCCGACGTGCAGATCGAGGAACGCCGCAGCGAAGCCGCCGCCGGCGCCACCTGGAAACCCGCGCCGGGCTGGATGCTCGACGCCGACCTGCGGCTGGAGCAATCCACCATCGCACAGACCGGCGACTCGCCGCGCCAGCGCCACTTCAGCTATCTCAAGCCGCGCCTGTCCGTGCAATGGGACGTCGACGCCAACGACCAGCTGCGCCTGGCGCTCTCGCGCGAAGTCGGCCAGCTCGACTTCGAGGACTTCGTCGCCTCCGCCTCGCTGGAAACCGACCGCATCAGCGCCGGCAACGCCGAACTGAAACCCGACCGCACCTGGCGCAGCGCCCTCACCTGGGAACACCAGCTCTGGCGCGACGCCGCCTTCACCGCGAGCTGGACGCACGAACGCATCAGCGACGTGGTCGACCGCGTACTGGTGATCACCGACGACGACATCTTCGACGCCCCCGGCAACATCGGCGACGGCCGCCGCGACACCCTGGCATTGGATGTATCCGTGCCGCTCGACGGCATCGGCTTCCACGGCGGCCGCTTCACCTCATCGATGCAATGGCGCCGCAGCCGCGTCACCGATCCCACCACCGGCCGCCCCCGCCCCATCTCCGAAGAAAAACCCGTCGAAGGCAGCATCGAACTCACCCAGGACCTGCCCACCCTGCGCACCCACTGGGGCATCGAGCTGGAACACATCGCCGAACGCAAGACCGAATACCGCTACGACGAAATCAAGCGCGAATCCGAAGGCATGGGCTGGACCGTGTTCGTCGAACGCGAACTGGGTACGCAGTGGCGCGTGCGCGCCGAGGCGACCGACCTGTTCGGGCGCGGGTTCAGGGAGACGCGGGAAAAGTACGACGGGCCGCGTTCGATCGTGCCGCTGGAGGAGATCGAGCGGAGGCGGAGGCGCTCGCCGGGATTCGTGAGCTTGACGTTTCGGCGGAGCGTGGGGGGCTGA
- a CDS encoding epoxide hydrolase family protein, producing the protein MTASTPAPSPLVRPFTIAIPDAEISDLKQRLARTRWPDAETVADWSQGVRLAHAKSLIDYWEHEYDWRRFESELNRFPQFLTAIDGLDIHFIHVKSKNPNAMPLILTHGWPGSIVEFLKVIGPLTDPEAFGGNVDDAFDVVIPSLPGFGFSQKPTETGWSVSRIAAAWVELMKRLGYTKWAAQGGDWGAVVTSVLGVMRPDGLLGIHLNSQYAFPAQIPDTLSPEEQYAVDSLALYNGDMGGANHLQGTKPATIGFALADSPAGQAAWIYDKFQSKTDNHGLAEDALGIDEILDAISLYWFTNTAASSARIYWENKAGSMAGPKLTLPVAVTVFPRDIPRLPRSWIEDTYTHLIHYGEADKGGHYAAFEQPEILVSEIRAGLRSLRS; encoded by the coding sequence ATGACCGCATCGACGCCCGCCCCCTCACCTCTCGTCCGTCCATTCACCATCGCGATCCCGGATGCCGAGATCAGCGACTTGAAGCAGCGACTGGCCAGAACGCGTTGGCCGGATGCGGAAACCGTCGCCGACTGGTCGCAAGGCGTCCGCCTGGCCCATGCAAAGTCCCTCATCGACTACTGGGAGCACGAGTACGACTGGCGCCGATTCGAGTCCGAGCTCAATCGTTTCCCGCAATTCCTGACCGCGATCGACGGGCTGGATATTCACTTCATCCACGTCAAGTCGAAAAACCCGAATGCGATGCCGCTCATCCTGACGCACGGGTGGCCCGGCTCGATCGTCGAGTTCCTGAAAGTGATTGGTCCACTGACCGACCCGGAGGCGTTCGGGGGAAACGTCGACGATGCATTCGACGTCGTCATCCCGTCGCTGCCCGGTTTCGGGTTTTCGCAAAAGCCGACTGAAACGGGGTGGTCTGTCTCGCGTATCGCCGCCGCCTGGGTGGAACTCATGAAGCGTCTTGGCTATACGAAATGGGCCGCGCAAGGCGGTGATTGGGGTGCCGTCGTCACCTCCGTCCTCGGGGTCATGCGGCCCGACGGGCTGCTCGGCATCCACTTGAACAGCCAGTACGCCTTTCCCGCGCAGATACCCGACACGCTGTCACCCGAAGAGCAATACGCCGTGGACAGCCTGGCCCTCTACAACGGCGACATGGGCGGCGCAAATCACCTTCAGGGCACGAAGCCGGCGACCATCGGATTCGCCCTGGCGGACTCGCCGGCGGGCCAGGCGGCCTGGATCTACGACAAGTTCCAATCCAAGACAGACAACCACGGACTCGCCGAGGACGCCCTCGGCATCGATGAGATCCTGGACGCGATATCGCTCTACTGGTTCACGAACACGGCCGCGTCGTCCGCGCGCATCTACTGGGAGAACAAGGCCGGCAGCATGGCCGGCCCCAAACTGACGCTGCCGGTCGCGGTGACCGTGTTCCCCCGCGACATCCCGCGCCTGCCCCGAAGCTGGATCGAAGACACCTACACCCACTTGATCCACTACGGCGAGGCCGACAAGGGCGGACACTACGCCGCCTTCGAACAGCCCGAGATCCTGGTCAGCGAAATCCGTGCCGGCCTGAGAAGCCTCCGCTCCTGA
- a CDS encoding serine hydrolase — translation MLRPATTFMIVLVSALAHPVLATQGTVAPAKVSTELTDPIQQAVDKLQAVPGAYPAVSAVIVQGNAAPWIHIRGRLKADQAAEADADTLFYMASQTKSFMGLLGAVLDRKGVLPLDTTLSGIWPQLRLPAPADPHRITMADLLSHQEGLTTDTLNNVTAYVRDIPAAEYPHWLETETGTRDPGFRYANLGDLIYGAALETRTGRNWHDWLDAEVLQPLRLDHGITSRPSRMSPGRFAWNHQWDGKAWHALAPKPDALMHAAGGLFASGKAMATWMQANLGSAGAGGALDPSDFARAQQSVAVAHMSDGQINCDGYSLGWYSCSYKGQQALMHPGSYVGTVSVTVLVPSAHAGLALVVNSDSAMEGFELEVMKAFIGLATGQDGEAARLDAVVAAFPSRLAKTVDKRARAMAGSRADPSWGGWSWTPGKEELEACSGTFRNALFGPMIVGTASGEVTADIGARHLVLKPARPGLFAATDGTLEPAEPVTCHPDDGTIEWRHRVFRR, via the coding sequence ATGCTTCGTCCAGCCACAACCTTCATGATCGTTTTGGTATCTGCGCTTGCCCATCCCGTTCTGGCAACGCAGGGGACCGTTGCGCCGGCCAAGGTCTCGACCGAGTTGACCGACCCCATCCAGCAGGCCGTCGACAAGTTGCAGGCCGTGCCTGGCGCATACCCTGCGGTTTCCGCGGTGATCGTGCAGGGCAACGCGGCGCCCTGGATACATATCCGTGGCCGGCTGAAGGCGGATCAGGCTGCCGAGGCCGACGCCGACACGCTGTTCTACATGGCCTCGCAGACCAAGTCGTTCATGGGCCTGCTCGGAGCGGTGCTCGACCGGAAGGGCGTACTGCCACTCGACACCACGCTGTCCGGGATCTGGCCACAGCTGCGTCTGCCGGCACCGGCAGACCCGCACCGCATCACCATGGCCGATCTTCTGTCGCACCAGGAGGGGCTGACCACCGACACGCTCAACAACGTCACGGCCTACGTGCGCGATATTCCGGCCGCGGAGTATCCGCACTGGCTGGAAACCGAAACCGGTACGCGCGACCCGGGCTTCCGTTACGCCAATCTGGGTGACCTGATCTATGGCGCGGCACTCGAAACGCGTACCGGCCGCAACTGGCACGATTGGCTGGACGCGGAAGTGTTGCAGCCACTACGGCTGGACCATGGCATCACCTCGCGACCATCGCGCATGTCGCCCGGACGCTTCGCATGGAACCATCAGTGGGATGGAAAGGCGTGGCACGCGCTTGCGCCCAAGCCGGACGCCTTGATGCACGCCGCGGGTGGCCTGTTCGCGTCCGGAAAAGCCATGGCGACCTGGATGCAGGCGAACCTGGGGTCCGCCGGCGCCGGTGGGGCGCTTGATCCCTCCGATTTCGCGCGTGCCCAGCAATCCGTCGCCGTCGCGCACATGTCCGATGGCCAGATCAACTGCGACGGTTACAGCCTGGGCTGGTACAGCTGCAGCTACAAGGGCCAGCAGGCGCTGATGCACCCCGGCAGCTACGTGGGCACGGTTTCCGTCACGGTACTGGTGCCATCCGCGCATGCCGGCCTTGCGCTGGTGGTGAACAGCGATAGCGCGATGGAAGGCTTTGAACTTGAGGTCATGAAGGCGTTCATCGGCTTGGCCACGGGACAGGATGGAGAAGCCGCGCGGCTCGATGCGGTGGTGGCGGCTTTCCCGTCACGTCTGGCCAAGACGGTGGATAAACGTGCACGCGCCATGGCCGGATCGCGCGCCGATCCGTCCTGGGGAGGCTGGTCGTGGACGCCCGGCAAGGAGGAACTGGAAGCCTGCAGTGGAACCTTCCGCAACGCGTTGTTCGGCCCGATGATCGTGGGCACGGCGTCCGGCGAAGTGACGGCTGACATCGGCGCACGGCACCTCGTCCTGAAGCCGGCTCGGCCTGGCCTCTTCGCGGCGACCGACGGGACGCTGGAGCCGGCGGAGCCGGTCACCTGCCATCCCGACGACGGCACGATCGAATGGCGACATCGCGTCTTCCGGCGCTGA
- the bla gene encoding subclass B3 metallo-beta-lactamase — translation MPASERKNIADNPSWTAPQKPFRIYGNTWYVGPRGLGIFLVTARTGDVLIDGGVPGDAPLIEANIRDLGVDLHDIKWILNSHAHSDHAGSMAQLAHDTGAQVIANAADAPLLERGGRDDPQYGDRFPIPPVHVARTVTDGEVLHLGGLLLTAYSTPGHTKGNTTWTWVSCEGTHCLHLVDVGSLSAPGFALIGNPKYPDILKDFEHSFAVVAALPCDIPLAPHPGMVNFWERVAKHEQGDVDALIDPTGCRAYAKDARESFETQLVKQRADAASTNRRRPPISGR, via the coding sequence ATGCCTGCATCCGAGCGAAAGAACATTGCAGACAATCCCTCATGGACGGCCCCGCAGAAGCCGTTCCGCATCTATGGCAACACGTGGTATGTCGGGCCTCGTGGCCTCGGCATCTTCCTTGTCACTGCGCGTACGGGCGATGTCCTAATCGACGGTGGTGTGCCGGGTGATGCGCCATTGATCGAAGCGAATATCCGGGATCTAGGCGTCGATCTGCACGACATCAAATGGATTCTCAATTCGCATGCACATTCCGACCATGCAGGAAGCATGGCGCAACTCGCGCACGACACAGGTGCGCAGGTGATCGCGAATGCAGCGGATGCCCCGTTGCTGGAACGCGGCGGTCGCGACGATCCGCAATACGGCGACAGATTCCCGATTCCGCCGGTGCACGTGGCACGCACGGTGACCGACGGTGAGGTTCTGCACTTGGGGGGGCTGCTGCTAACTGCGTACTCGACACCAGGGCATACCAAGGGCAACACGACTTGGACATGGGTGTCATGCGAGGGCACGCACTGCTTGCATCTGGTTGATGTCGGCAGCCTGTCGGCGCCTGGTTTCGCATTGATCGGAAATCCAAAGTACCCAGACATCCTCAAGGACTTCGAGCATAGCTTTGCGGTGGTCGCGGCTTTGCCTTGCGACATCCCGCTCGCTCCACATCCAGGCATGGTGAATTTCTGGGAGCGTGTGGCCAAGCATGAGCAGGGTGATGTGGATGCATTGATAGACCCCACGGGGTGCCGCGCTTACGCGAAAGACGCACGCGAAAGCTTCGAGACGCAACTGGTGAAGCAGCGTGCGGATGCTGCTTCGACAAACCGACGGCGGCCGCCGATTTCGGGCCGATAG
- a CDS encoding class I SAM-dependent methyltransferase, which yields MSSFNDPQAVARYTDGPLRQVPGLHALHQMSGLLLHEHVPSNGRVLVLGAGGGLELKAFAETYPHWRLLGVDPSAPMLELAVQTLGPLAPRVELLEGYIDAAPAIEFDGAVCLLTMHFLSIGERLHTLRELRRRLKPGAPLVMAHHSVPDAPDEKLRWLRRHVAFMASNGMPVANMATTIEAMASRLPLLSPEAEVDLLEQAGFERHELFYAAFTFKGWVAYAAS from the coding sequence ATGTCTTCTTTCAACGATCCCCAGGCGGTGGCGCGATACACGGACGGGCCGCTGCGCCAGGTGCCCGGATTGCATGCGCTCCACCAGATGAGCGGCCTGCTCCTGCACGAGCACGTGCCGTCCAATGGGCGCGTGCTGGTGCTGGGCGCCGGTGGAGGCCTGGAGCTCAAGGCCTTCGCCGAGACCTACCCGCACTGGCGTCTGCTCGGCGTCGACCCGTCGGCGCCGATGCTGGAATTGGCCGTCCAGACACTGGGGCCGCTGGCGCCGCGGGTGGAGTTGCTGGAGGGCTACATCGATGCGGCTCCGGCCATCGAATTCGACGGCGCGGTTTGCCTGCTGACCATGCACTTCCTGTCCATCGGGGAACGCCTGCACACGCTGCGCGAGCTGAGGCGCCGGTTGAAACCCGGCGCCCCGCTGGTGATGGCCCATCACAGCGTTCCCGATGCACCGGACGAAAAGCTGCGCTGGCTACGGCGGCACGTGGCCTTCATGGCTTCGAACGGCATGCCGGTTGCGAACATGGCCACGACGATCGAAGCGATGGCCAGCCGCCTCCCGCTGCTTTCTCCCGAAGCCGAGGTCGACTTGCTGGAGCAGGCCGGCTTCGAGCGGCATGAGCTGTTCTATGCGGCTTTCACGTTCAAGGGATGGGTGGCGTATGCGGCTTCGTAA
- a CDS encoding NADPH-dependent F420 reductase, which yields MGNRFESLGTLKSLDPRLRGDDGDKPSAIRARPLHLHTEKDNAMSYAIIGFGSIGQALARAFARNNIEVTVASRRPPEALLPQAQAIGPKVIPRTLQEAVKADVIILAVLFEGHRDIGKLIPDWTGKTIIDAMNTNDPVETLDNLPSSAFAARSFPGARFVKGFNHLLSRTLATDPKVQGGHRVVFLSSDDEAATAQVADLAKRLGFAPVNLGKFDEGGTLVQARGRVWGPLIFQDLFKQQP from the coding sequence TTGGGCAACCGGTTCGAATCGCTCGGCACGCTCAAGTCACTGGATCCCCGCCTTCGCGGGGATGACGGCGACAAGCCAAGCGCCATTCGGGCCAGACCACTCCATCTCCATACTGAAAAGGACAATGCCATGAGCTACGCCATCATCGGTTTCGGTTCCATCGGCCAGGCCCTCGCCCGCGCGTTCGCCCGCAACAACATCGAAGTCACGGTTGCCAGTCGGCGGCCGCCCGAAGCCCTGTTGCCGCAGGCGCAGGCGATCGGGCCCAAGGTCATCCCCAGGACATTGCAGGAAGCCGTCAAGGCGGACGTGATCATCCTGGCGGTGCTGTTCGAGGGACACCGGGACATCGGCAAGCTGATTCCCGACTGGACAGGCAAGACGATCATCGACGCGATGAACACGAATGACCCGGTCGAAACGCTCGACAACCTCCCCTCTTCCGCCTTCGCCGCCAGGTCGTTCCCCGGCGCCAGGTTCGTCAAGGGCTTCAATCACCTGCTGTCGCGCACCCTGGCCACCGACCCCAAGGTCCAGGGCGGCCACCGGGTGGTGTTCCTGTCGAGCGACGACGAAGCGGCCACCGCGCAAGTGGCGGACCTTGCGAAGCGACTCGGCTTCGCCCCCGTCAACCTCGGCAAGTTCGACGAGGGCGGCACCCTGGTGCAGGCACGCGGCCGCGTCTGGGGCCCGCTGATTTTCCAGGACCTGTTCAAGCAGCAGCCCTGA
- a CDS encoding LysR family transcriptional regulator — protein MLDNVTINQLRAFVAVCDQGSFSGAARKLARAQSAISHAIKALESAFDVELFERNTRKAQLTAAGRSLLPDARAVISRTEEMKNRAGSIAKAGVPQVSVAVDAYFPRTHLIGCLRTLQEECPTAAINLRITTMQGGEKLVLEKVCALAVTINDVPEVNPQAIERHWLREEEMVTVCAPTYPLASTPKPIPVDEFGRYTQIIVTDNQPGADKTQEGVAGKRQWLVNDLGAKRDLLKAGLGWGHLPRHLVVEDLAGGELVELERRAWHIRSLTFVVSQRRGHDLSACEARLVELLGEA, from the coding sequence ATGCTCGACAACGTCACCATCAACCAGCTGCGCGCATTCGTGGCGGTGTGCGACCAGGGCAGCTTCTCGGGCGCGGCGCGCAAGCTCGCGCGGGCGCAGTCGGCCATCAGCCACGCGATCAAGGCGCTGGAAAGCGCATTCGACGTCGAGCTGTTCGAGCGCAACACGCGCAAGGCGCAGCTCACCGCGGCAGGGCGCAGCCTCCTGCCCGACGCGCGGGCGGTGATCTCGCGCACGGAGGAAATGAAGAACCGCGCCGGCTCCATCGCCAAGGCCGGCGTGCCGCAGGTGTCGGTGGCGGTCGATGCCTACTTTCCGCGCACCCACCTGATCGGCTGCCTGCGCACGCTGCAGGAAGAATGCCCCACCGCCGCGATCAACCTGCGCATCACCACCATGCAGGGCGGCGAAAAGCTGGTGCTCGAAAAAGTGTGCGCCCTGGCCGTCACCATCAACGACGTGCCGGAAGTGAACCCGCAAGCCATCGAACGCCACTGGTTGCGCGAGGAAGAGATGGTGACGGTCTGCGCGCCGACCTATCCGCTCGCCTCAACCCCCAAACCCATCCCCGTGGACGAGTTCGGCCGCTACACCCAGATCATCGTCACCGACAACCAGCCCGGCGCGGACAAGACCCAGGAGGGCGTGGCCGGCAAGCGCCAGTGGCTGGTCAACGATCTCGGTGCGAAACGCGATCTGCTGAAAGCCGGGCTCGGGTGGGGACATCTGCCGCGGCATCTTGTGGTCGAGGATCTGGCCGGCGGGGAGCTCGTCGAACTCGAACGGCGTGCGTGGCATATCCGGTCGCTGACGTTCGTGGTTTCACAGCGGCGGGGGCATGATTTGTCGGCGTGTGAGGCGCGGTTGGTGGAGTTGCTTGGGGAGGCTTAG
- a CDS encoding oxidoreductase, whose amino-acid sequence MSNQPDLPKELAGRRALVTGGTRGIGAAVAQRLLDAGAKVVVVARKADKDMPAGATFVSGDVATSEGVAAVATQALAALGGIDILVNNAGGARAFLEGSWTIPDEAWADGFALNLQAAIRLTNALLPALRESKAAAVVNISSAAAAMPFAPFVHYGAAKAALEYYSRTLALELAPAIRVNVVAPGVIATPGSDEFARTTPGFSTDAWLQLMPLGRIGATEDIAEVVALLVSDRGKFLTGANYRVDGGMTAR is encoded by the coding sequence ATGTCCAACCAACCCGATTTACCGAAAGAACTCGCCGGCCGCCGTGCCCTCGTCACCGGAGGCACGCGCGGCATCGGCGCGGCGGTGGCCCAGCGCCTGCTCGATGCCGGCGCCAAGGTCGTTGTCGTCGCGCGCAAAGCCGACAAGGACATGCCCGCGGGCGCCACGTTCGTGTCCGGCGACGTCGCCACGAGCGAAGGCGTGGCGGCCGTCGCGACACAGGCCCTTGCAGCGCTCGGCGGCATCGACATCCTGGTGAACAACGCGGGCGGCGCGCGCGCCTTCCTGGAAGGCTCATGGACGATCCCCGACGAGGCGTGGGCCGACGGCTTCGCACTCAACCTCCAGGCTGCGATCCGCCTTACCAACGCCCTGCTCCCGGCGTTGCGGGAGTCGAAAGCTGCAGCGGTCGTGAACATTTCCTCCGCGGCAGCGGCGATGCCGTTCGCCCCCTTCGTGCATTACGGCGCCGCCAAGGCCGCGCTCGAGTACTACTCGCGCACGCTCGCACTGGAACTCGCGCCGGCAATCCGCGTGAACGTGGTGGCCCCCGGCGTCATCGCGACACCGGGCTCCGATGAGTTCGCCAGGACGACACCGGGATTTTCCACCGACGCGTGGCTGCAGCTCATGCCGCTGGGCCGCATCGGCGCCACCGAGGACATCGCCGAAGTCGTGGCGCTGCTGGTGTCGGATCGCGGCAAGTTCCTGACTGGCGCGAATTACCGCGTGGATGGCGGAATGACGGCGCGCTGA
- a CDS encoding class I SAM-dependent methyltransferase: MYPHSRPSGLLRFARAEAGSTVIDVYPGDGDWTGLFSDLVGPEGRVCSFVPAEVAHLNNDPVGRARALAKQPGRENVQAVAADLMALPESVPPADVVWLHLFYHDLHTALMQARGATAADFNRAVHGRLKRGGFYVIVDHVAAAGTGTSNAGSLHRIEPAAVREEVEAAGFVLDAESSLLANNDDSHSSKVFDPSIKGHTDRFAYRFVKA; encoded by the coding sequence ATGTACCCACACTCCAGACCATCCGGGTTGCTGCGTTTCGCACGAGCCGAGGCCGGCTCGACCGTGATCGACGTGTACCCGGGCGACGGGGACTGGACCGGCCTCTTTTCCGACCTCGTCGGACCCGAGGGACGGGTCTGCAGCTTCGTGCCGGCCGAGGTCGCTCACCTCAACAACGATCCGGTCGGCCGCGCCCGAGCCCTGGCGAAGCAGCCGGGGCGAGAGAATGTGCAGGCCGTCGCGGCGGACCTGATGGCGCTGCCTGAAAGCGTGCCACCGGCGGATGTCGTGTGGCTGCACCTGTTCTATCACGACCTCCACACCGCGCTCATGCAGGCCAGGGGCGCCACCGCGGCCGACTTCAATCGAGCCGTCCATGGGCGGCTCAAGCGTGGCGGCTTCTACGTCATCGTCGACCACGTCGCCGCAGCCGGAACAGGCACGAGCAACGCCGGGTCGCTGCATCGGATCGAGCCGGCGGCGGTGCGCGAAGAGGTGGAAGCGGCGGGCTTTGTGCTGGACGCCGAAAGCAGCCTGCTGGCGAACAACGACGACTCGCACTCCAGCAAGGTTTTCGACCCATCGATCAAGGGCCACACCGATCGCTTCGCCTATCGGTTCGTGAAGGCCTGA
- a CDS encoding cupin domain-containing protein: MNPHFASLTIVGFFTAFGLAPLSRTAPDPSHHAQAALEAPAQPDAEKSDISGTIVALTGGGGAAHNPTPAKPTAVLQRVAIPGTNRQMGMGIAEFPPNASKPLHKASGPEVCYVLEGEVTVQVRGKAAAQYRRGDTFQFPTGVVHVTTAGRRGAKVLAVWAWVPGEPFNTPVAATPAAETNSSAN, translated from the coding sequence GTGAATCCCCATTTCGCAAGTTTGACAATCGTAGGCTTCTTTACTGCTTTTGGACTCGCGCCGCTCAGCCGCACTGCCCCGGATCCTTCGCACCACGCACAGGCAGCGCTCGAGGCTCCCGCACAACCCGACGCGGAGAAAAGTGATATTTCAGGAACGATCGTCGCGCTCACGGGTGGGGGCGGGGCTGCGCACAACCCAACGCCCGCAAAGCCCACCGCAGTTTTGCAACGCGTCGCCATACCCGGGACCAATCGCCAGATGGGTATGGGTATTGCAGAGTTCCCACCAAATGCTTCAAAACCGCTGCACAAGGCAAGCGGGCCCGAAGTCTGCTATGTGCTGGAAGGCGAGGTAACCGTGCAAGTGCGGGGCAAGGCTGCCGCACAGTATCGCCGGGGCGACACTTTCCAGTTTCCGACCGGTGTTGTGCACGTCACCACCGCCGGCCGCCGAGGCGCGAAGGTCCTTGCAGTCTGGGCGTGGGTGCCAGGCGAGCCATTCAATACTCCGGTCGCGGCGACGCCCGCTGCTGAGACGAACAGCTCTGCGAATTGA